A genome region from Coleofasciculaceae cyanobacterium includes the following:
- a CDS encoding YggS family pyridoxal phosphate-dependent enzyme has translation MEGYITQQIKLIKQQIPQNVELIAITKQVGIEAMREAYAAGISNFGENRLQEALTKQEQLQDLTDISWHFIGHIQKNKARKVMENFDWIHSVDSFALAQRLNRLAEELNRIPKVFLQTKVLSDPNKYGWQVAELLQDLEQLNQYQYLNIQGLMTILPQGLSPAQTLSAFQEIHQLATRIKQKNYSNLSMEQLSMGMSSDYQLAIKAGATAIRLGRIIFGERNT, from the coding sequence ATGGAAGGCTATATTACGCAGCAAATTAAATTAATCAAGCAGCAAATTCCCCAAAATGTTGAGTTAATCGCAATTACCAAACAAGTCGGCATTGAAGCAATGCGAGAAGCTTATGCAGCAGGAATCAGCAATTTTGGTGAAAATCGTCTTCAAGAAGCTTTAACAAAACAAGAACAGCTACAAGATTTAACTGATATTAGCTGGCATTTTATTGGTCATATTCAAAAAAATAAAGCTAGAAAAGTCATGGAAAATTTTGACTGGATTCATTCAGTAGATAGTTTTGCTTTGGCGCAAAGATTAAACAGGCTCGCTGAGGAGTTGAACCGTATACCTAAAGTTTTCTTGCAGACCAAGGTTTTATCAGATCCTAATAAGTATGGCTGGCAAGTTGCAGAATTGTTACAAGATTTAGAGCAATTGAATCAATATCAGTATCTTAATATTCAGGGTTTGATGACAATTTTGCCTCAGGGATTGTCTCCTGCACAAACTTTAAGTGCATTTCAAGAAATCCATCAATTAGCAACAAGAATAAAACAAAAGAACTACTCGAATTTAAGCATGGAACAGCTATCGATGGGAATGTCTAGTGATTACCAACTGGCAATCAAAGCAGGTGCTACGGCAATTCGTCTAGGTAGAATTATTTTTGGCGAGCGAAATACTTAA
- a CDS encoding PipX family protein, whose amino-acid sequence MNNQPNEVYLNHPTFGLLYRICLLKDNQELFTTLYAQRLFFTVTTSSASFSFEPISRTDARMLVESLLRRLLLDREAEKHRQLQAIYQRTFL is encoded by the coding sequence GTGAATAATCAACCCAATGAAGTTTACCTGAATCACCCTACTTTCGGACTTCTCTACAGAATATGTCTGTTGAAAGATAATCAAGAATTATTTACTACCCTGTACGCTCAACGTCTGTTTTTTACCGTAACTACTAGTAGCGCGTCTTTTTCTTTTGAACCTATTAGCAGGACAGATGCTCGTATGTTAGTGGAAAGTTTACTCCGAAGATTATTATTAGACCGAGAAGCAGAAAAACATCGACAATTACAGGCTATTTATCAACGCACTTTTCTTTAG